A region of Streptomyces sp. WMMC500 DNA encodes the following proteins:
- a CDS encoding fibronectin type III domain-containing protein, with the protein MRPTPTLAALSTTAACLVALTATSCGSDSGAAAEPPETPTVPTGVTVYTSTSTSVHVMWNKAAAAENVRRYEVYSNGKRIQNVPAAKHMIDITGLEPSTRYAFAVRARDADGKLSGAGRAEPVTTPSADADDNKPPTQPATLKARADGPRSATLTWTKAEDNKGVTAYDIYQEGTKIHSAGGNETSASVTTLRPDTRYTFTVKARDAADNSGPESPSATVTTESEPEGKAGAEVATDLQGTAREQGGAWSLELVWNAPKAGGDITEYEVYVDGKFGSKLVLGESAPKDTGRISLPLEKTEKATYAVKVRAKLPDGKWGPFTKEIEVTAGG; encoded by the coding sequence GTGAGGCCCACCCCCACGCTCGCCGCGCTGAGCACCACCGCCGCCTGCCTCGTGGCCCTGACCGCCACCTCCTGCGGCTCGGACAGCGGTGCCGCCGCCGAACCGCCGGAGACGCCCACCGTCCCGACCGGCGTCACCGTCTACACGAGCACCTCCACATCGGTGCACGTGATGTGGAACAAGGCGGCGGCGGCAGAGAACGTACGGCGGTACGAGGTGTACAGCAACGGGAAGAGAATCCAGAACGTACCGGCCGCCAAGCATATGATCGACATCACCGGCCTCGAGCCGTCGACCCGGTACGCCTTCGCCGTACGCGCCAGGGACGCCGACGGCAAGCTCTCGGGCGCCGGGAGGGCCGAACCGGTCACCACCCCGTCCGCCGACGCCGACGACAACAAGCCCCCGACGCAGCCGGCCACGCTCAAGGCGCGTGCGGACGGCCCCCGTTCGGCGACGCTGACCTGGACGAAGGCAGAGGACAACAAGGGCGTCACGGCGTACGACATCTACCAGGAAGGCACCAAGATCCACAGCGCGGGCGGCAACGAGACCTCCGCGTCGGTGACCACCCTCCGCCCCGACACCCGCTACACCTTCACGGTCAAGGCCCGCGACGCCGCCGACAACTCCGGCCCGGAGAGCCCGTCGGCCACCGTCACGACGGAGTCGGAACCCGAGGGCAAGGCGGGCGCCGAGGTCGCCACGGACCTCCAGGGCACGGCCCGCGAGCAGGGGGGTGCCTGGAGCCTCGAACTCGTCTGGAACGCACCGAAGGCGGGCGGGGACATCACGGAGTACGAGGTGTACGTGGACGGGAAGTTCGGCTCGAAGCTGGTGCTGGGTGAATCGGCGCCGAAGGACACGGGCCGCATCAGCCTGCCGCTGGAGAAGACGGAGAAGGCCACGTACGCGGTGAAGGTGCGGGCGAAGCTCCCGGACGGGAAGTGGGGCCCGTTCACCAAGGAGATCGAGGTCACGGCGGGCGGCTAG
- a CDS encoding response regulator transcription factor, which produces MIRVLVVDDDAFVRAGLRDLVATDEGLDLVGEAADGRAAVAAARDRRVDVALVDIRMPGMDGIAATAALSRLPDPPAVVVLTTFDLDEYVYGALAAGAAGFLLKDTPPDAILQAIHVVAAGAAMLSPTVTRTVISRFHHPEAGRSQAAREAAARLTPRERQVLSAVADGMTNAEIGALLRLRESTVKAHVSRILAELGVANRVQAAIVARDLTG; this is translated from the coding sequence GTGATCCGCGTCCTGGTCGTCGACGACGACGCCTTCGTGCGCGCGGGACTGCGGGACCTGGTCGCCACGGACGAGGGGCTCGACCTGGTCGGGGAAGCGGCGGACGGCCGGGCCGCGGTGGCGGCGGCCCGCGACCGGCGGGTCGACGTCGCCCTGGTGGACATCCGCATGCCGGGCATGGACGGCATAGCCGCCACCGCCGCCCTGAGCCGGCTGCCGGACCCGCCGGCGGTCGTCGTGCTCACCACGTTCGACCTCGACGAGTACGTCTACGGCGCGCTGGCGGCGGGCGCCGCGGGCTTCCTGCTGAAGGACACCCCGCCGGACGCGATCCTCCAGGCGATCCACGTGGTCGCCGCGGGCGCCGCGATGCTCTCCCCGACGGTCACCCGCACGGTCATCAGCCGCTTCCACCACCCGGAGGCGGGCCGCAGCCAGGCGGCGAGGGAGGCGGCGGCCCGGCTCACGCCACGGGAGCGGCAGGTGCTGTCGGCGGTGGCGGACGGGATGACGAACGCGGAGATCGGGGCGCTGCTGCGGCTGCGGGAGTCGACGGTGAAGGCGCATGTGAGCCGCATCCTGGCGGAGCTGGGGGTGGCGAACAGGGTGCAGGCGGCGATCGTGGCACGGGATCTGACGGGGTGA
- a CDS encoding histidine kinase produces MSTAERSARRALLTPLQLRLLLAAGFVFVVVKSVRAALTEQAGLVTSPAASTVVAVALCAALPLCRRMPVPVAAVTGAGFLLESQLWPVFVALYAVTVWRSRIVAAALTGAVFVPAAFGPFRELVNMPQVMLFPCAVLAVPLAVGLAARSQRDLTGSLARQLEHLEAANRLRDEQVRMAERARIAREMHDVLAHRLSLLVLHTGVLQRRGDTVPEPVRERLDLLRTTSAHALDDLRDLLGALRDHEGPVPLAPTADDLPALVAESERAGTRVRARTDDLAGLPAAVRLAAHRIVQEALTNARKHAPGMAVDLTVTVTRTRVAIRAENGCAVVAPGSQAGPARGYGLVGIAERVAALQGELTTGRDAEGRFVLTAELPVPVHPVEEPPLLSGAAVR; encoded by the coding sequence ATGTCCACCGCAGAACGGTCCGCGCGCCGAGCCCTGCTGACGCCGCTCCAGCTCCGGCTGCTGCTGGCGGCAGGGTTCGTCTTCGTCGTCGTCAAGTCGGTGCGTGCGGCGCTCACCGAGCAGGCGGGTCTCGTCACGTCCCCGGCGGCGAGCACCGTCGTCGCCGTCGCGCTGTGCGCCGCGCTGCCGCTGTGCCGCCGGATGCCCGTGCCGGTGGCGGCGGTGACCGGCGCCGGGTTTCTGCTGGAGAGCCAGCTCTGGCCGGTGTTCGTCGCGCTCTACGCGGTCACGGTGTGGCGGTCGCGGATCGTCGCCGCCGCGCTGACCGGCGCCGTCTTCGTACCGGCGGCCTTCGGCCCGTTCCGCGAGCTGGTGAACATGCCGCAGGTCATGCTGTTCCCCTGCGCGGTGCTCGCCGTGCCGCTGGCCGTGGGGCTGGCCGCGCGCAGCCAGCGGGACCTGACCGGCTCGCTCGCGCGGCAGTTGGAGCACCTGGAGGCGGCGAACCGGCTGCGCGACGAGCAGGTGCGGATGGCCGAACGGGCGCGCATCGCCCGCGAGATGCACGACGTGCTCGCCCACCGGCTCAGCCTGCTCGTCCTGCACACCGGCGTGCTCCAGCGCCGCGGTGACACCGTCCCCGAGCCCGTACGCGAACGCCTCGACCTCCTCCGTACGACGAGCGCGCACGCCCTGGACGACCTGCGGGACCTGCTGGGCGCCCTGCGCGACCACGAGGGCCCGGTCCCGCTCGCCCCCACCGCCGACGACCTGCCGGCCCTCGTCGCCGAGTCCGAACGCGCCGGCACCCGGGTCCGCGCCCGCACCGACGACCTCGCCGGCCTGCCCGCCGCAGTCCGCCTCGCCGCCCACCGCATCGTGCAGGAGGCCCTGACGAACGCCCGCAAGCACGCTCCCGGCATGGCCGTCGACCTTACGGTGACGGTGACGAGGACGCGGGTGGCGATCCGGGCTGAGAACGGGTGCGCCGTCGTCGCACCGGGGTCGCAGGCCGGTCCAGCGCGCGGCTACGGCCTGGTGGGCATAGCCGAGCGGGTGGCCGCCCTCCAGGGCGAACTCACCACGGGGCGCGATGCCGAGGGCCGGTTCGTGCTCACCGCCGAACTGCCCGTGCCCGTACACCCGGTGGAGGAACCGCCGCTGCTGAGCGGGGCTGCGGTACGGTGA
- a CDS encoding SDR family oxidoreductase, which translates to MQDGDMQDRDMQHGHGQDGTVQHGDMQDGNRGSVGRRRVLGGAAAAMAAAGVGLGAGAGSASARERGQRAEGGRYAGKTVIVTGATSGIGRAAAIAFAAEGARVGFCGRRRNLGQDVERLIRKAGGEATYLRADVRRPEEVRGFVDAVAQKYGGIDIALNNAGIQKPFTDLHEVSVADWDDVTLTNTRGVFLAMKYEIPHLRARGGGVILVTGSSNQYATRPGLGSYTASKNSVSGLVQAAAIENGAHGIRVAALAPGMTDTPMLDVHRPPGDTDEQWAARKAEFGRQGIDAFKRMATPEEMASAALALASDDMRFQTGTTVVVDGGQLAGL; encoded by the coding sequence ATGCAGGACGGCGACATGCAGGACCGCGACATGCAGCACGGCCACGGGCAGGACGGCACCGTGCAGCACGGCGACATGCAGGACGGCAACCGCGGGTCGGTGGGGCGACGCCGCGTACTGGGCGGAGCGGCAGCGGCGATGGCCGCCGCCGGGGTGGGCCTCGGCGCCGGTGCCGGGTCGGCGTCGGCGCGGGAGCGCGGACAGCGCGCGGAGGGCGGCAGGTACGCGGGGAAGACGGTCATCGTCACCGGCGCCACCTCCGGCATCGGGCGGGCGGCGGCGATCGCGTTCGCCGCGGAGGGGGCGCGGGTCGGGTTCTGCGGGCGGCGCCGGAATCTCGGCCAGGACGTCGAGCGGCTGATCCGGAAGGCGGGCGGGGAGGCCACCTACCTCAGGGCCGACGTACGGCGGCCGGAGGAGGTGCGGGGGTTTGTCGACGCGGTGGCGCAGAAGTACGGCGGCATCGACATCGCGCTCAACAACGCGGGGATCCAGAAGCCGTTCACGGACCTGCACGAGGTCTCGGTGGCGGACTGGGACGACGTGACGCTCACCAACACCCGCGGCGTCTTCCTGGCGATGAAGTACGAGATCCCGCACCTGCGGGCGCGCGGCGGCGGCGTCATCCTCGTCACCGGCTCGTCCAACCAGTACGCGACGCGCCCCGGCCTCGGCTCGTACACGGCGAGCAAGAACAGCGTGTCGGGCCTGGTCCAGGCGGCGGCGATCGAGAACGGCGCGCACGGCATCCGCGTGGCGGCACTGGCACCGGGGATGACGGACACGCCGATGCTGGACGTGCACCGGCCGCCGGGCGACACCGACGAGCAGTGGGCGGCGCGGAAGGCGGAGTTCGGCCGGCAGGGGATCGACGCCTTCAAGAGGATGGCGACGCCGGAGGAGATGGCGTCGGCGGCGCTGGCGCTGGCGTCGGACGACATGAGGTTCCAGACCGGTACGACGGTGGTGGTCGACGGCGGCCAGTTGGCGGGCCTGTGA
- a CDS encoding Clp protease N-terminal domain-containing protein — MFERFTGAAKDLVRGAAARAEQGGDAHVTAEHLLRQLLAGSGTPGAVALAAAGVDSEARRAGVLRGLDEARRRGGLTRSDAEALAGIGIDVDAVVDRVESTHGPGALARRRAGRRRRARFAADAKAVLERSLRIALGRGDKYVGDEHILLALAAGPGIPAEVLADHGATYAAIEAALPAVQRAG, encoded by the coding sequence ATGTTCGAACGGTTCACCGGGGCCGCCAAGGACCTCGTCCGCGGTGCGGCGGCCCGCGCGGAACAGGGCGGCGACGCACACGTCACCGCCGAGCACCTGCTGCGGCAACTCCTCGCCGGATCCGGTACCCCCGGGGCCGTCGCGCTGGCCGCGGCCGGGGTCGACAGCGAGGCACGCCGGGCCGGGGTCCTGCGAGGGCTGGACGAGGCGCGGCGGCGGGGCGGACTCACCCGGTCCGACGCCGAGGCGCTCGCCGGGATCGGCATCGACGTCGACGCGGTCGTCGACCGCGTCGAGTCCACCCACGGCCCCGGCGCCCTCGCCCGGCGCCGGGCGGGGCGGCGGCGCCGCGCCCGGTTCGCCGCCGACGCCAAGGCCGTGCTGGAACGGTCCCTCAGGATCGCGCTGGGACGCGGGGACAAGTACGTCGGCGACGAGCACATCCTGCTCGCGCTCGCGGCCGGCCCCGGCATCCCCGCGGAGGTGCTGGCCGACCACGGGGCCACGTACGCGGCCATCGAGGCCGCCCTGCCCGCGGTACAGCGCGCGGGGTGA
- a CDS encoding DUF4246 domain-containing protein, with amino-acid sequence MTDLSAFPLPFDASPLPAFAPPRTLRELQIMECSAHIRAKPEWFDKRNDAGIVARWTREALAQGLTEAQVAYVLAELAHYAALRDANTGIEVSAVDGVWQSDTLIDDALRSRLRAAVRILEEVPEAERDWHPGSGGQVLDLVHPSLFCLVKETSGAPERAWQHIGSRASAYEFSQKFQWLPTDVDVSDDGEVTFRSYVNNLHPETHRELLAVLPEVFARMRPMLENVLTDLRHPRPLRIEADPFGWYEPTPEYPEKDSYTDDDAYQEAVRAWDRAYDDHWVNRTPIIPDAPAFAPPEPPDDSARVDLRGRRLQVIVKLATIHLTPDRPEYAGGSWHVEGMLNERIVSTAIYYWDSENITESRLGFRAAVDDPDYEQNDNEGISEVYGLENEEALNQTLGSASTPAGRCLAFPNVLQHRVDSFRLTDPARPGHRKILVFFLVDPSQTIVSTSDVPPQQPWSDTSTMTLEQARNYREQLMQERKFFIDEHNEQLYEREFSLCEH; translated from the coding sequence TTGACTGACCTGTCCGCTTTTCCGCTGCCTTTCGACGCGTCCCCTTTGCCGGCCTTCGCGCCTCCCAGAACGCTGCGGGAACTTCAGATAATGGAGTGCAGCGCCCACATTCGGGCGAAGCCGGAGTGGTTCGACAAGAGGAACGACGCCGGCATCGTCGCCAGGTGGACACGAGAAGCGCTCGCCCAGGGCCTCACCGAAGCGCAGGTCGCCTACGTCCTCGCCGAACTCGCGCACTACGCCGCCCTCCGGGACGCGAACACCGGCATCGAGGTTTCCGCCGTCGACGGGGTGTGGCAGTCCGACACCCTCATAGACGACGCACTCAGGTCCCGGCTGCGCGCGGCGGTCCGGATTCTGGAAGAGGTCCCCGAAGCCGAACGCGACTGGCACCCCGGATCCGGTGGCCAGGTCCTGGACCTCGTCCATCCCTCACTGTTCTGTCTGGTGAAAGAGACAAGCGGCGCACCCGAGCGCGCCTGGCAACACATCGGGAGCCGCGCTTCGGCCTACGAGTTCTCCCAGAAGTTCCAGTGGCTGCCCACCGACGTGGACGTCAGTGACGACGGCGAGGTCACCTTCCGCTCGTACGTCAACAACCTCCACCCCGAGACCCACCGCGAACTGCTGGCGGTCCTGCCCGAGGTGTTCGCGCGCATGCGCCCGATGCTGGAGAACGTGCTCACCGACCTGCGCCATCCGCGGCCCCTGCGGATCGAGGCCGACCCCTTCGGCTGGTACGAGCCCACGCCGGAATACCCGGAGAAGGACTCCTACACCGACGACGACGCCTATCAGGAAGCCGTCCGAGCATGGGACAGGGCCTACGACGATCACTGGGTGAACCGGACTCCGATCATCCCCGACGCCCCCGCCTTCGCCCCGCCCGAGCCGCCCGACGACTCCGCCCGGGTCGACCTGCGCGGCCGGCGCCTCCAGGTCATCGTCAAGCTCGCCACCATCCACCTCACCCCGGACCGGCCGGAGTACGCCGGCGGTTCCTGGCATGTCGAGGGAATGCTGAACGAACGCATCGTCTCGACCGCCATCTACTACTGGGACAGCGAGAACATCACCGAAAGCCGACTGGGCTTCCGGGCGGCGGTCGACGACCCCGACTACGAGCAGAACGACAACGAAGGCATCAGCGAGGTCTACGGCCTGGAGAACGAAGAAGCGCTGAACCAGACGCTGGGTTCGGCATCCACCCCGGCCGGCCGCTGCCTGGCGTTTCCGAACGTCCTGCAACACCGCGTCGACTCGTTCCGCCTCACGGACCCGGCCCGCCCGGGGCATCGCAAGATACTCGTGTTCTTCCTCGTCGACCCGTCGCAAACGATCGTCTCGACCTCCGACGTGCCGCCCCAACAGCCGTGGTCCGACACCTCGACCATGACACTCGAACAAGCCAGGAACTACCGCGAACAACTCATGCAGGAGCGCAAGTTCTTCATCGACGAACACAACGAGCAGCTCTACGAACGCGAATTCTCCCTCTGCGAACACTGA
- a CDS encoding zinc-binding dehydrogenase, which produces MVMYAAYAARIDRDDPLNGLELGERPAPQAPPGWAVVDVRAASLNHHDLWSLRGVGLGEDALPMILGCDAAGVDADGNEVVLHSVIGQTGHGVGPNEPRSLLTERYQGTFAEQVAVPAWNVLPKPKELTFEEAACLPTAWLTAYRMLFTNAGVRPGDSVLVQGAGGGVATAAIVLGAAAGLRMYATSRDEAKRKRAEELGAEAAVAPGTRLPHRMDAVLETVGAATWSHSVKSLRPGGTLVISGSTSGPNPSSVELQRIFFLELKIVGSTMGSKEELAGLLNFCAVKGVRPVIDTVLPLDRAREGFERMAAGDLFGKVVLTR; this is translated from the coding sequence ATGGTCATGTATGCCGCCTACGCCGCCCGCATCGACCGCGACGACCCGCTGAACGGCCTGGAGTTGGGGGAGCGGCCCGCGCCGCAGGCCCCGCCCGGATGGGCCGTCGTCGACGTCAGAGCCGCCTCCCTCAACCACCATGACCTGTGGTCGCTGCGCGGCGTCGGACTCGGCGAGGACGCCCTGCCGATGATCCTCGGCTGCGACGCGGCGGGCGTCGACGCCGACGGCAACGAGGTGGTCCTCCACTCCGTCATCGGCCAGACCGGCCACGGGGTGGGCCCGAACGAGCCGCGGTCGCTGCTGACGGAGCGGTACCAGGGCACGTTCGCGGAGCAGGTCGCCGTCCCCGCCTGGAACGTGCTGCCGAAGCCGAAGGAGCTGACCTTCGAGGAGGCCGCGTGCCTGCCGACGGCCTGGCTCACGGCGTACCGCATGCTCTTCACCAACGCGGGCGTGCGCCCCGGCGACTCCGTCCTGGTCCAGGGCGCGGGCGGCGGCGTCGCCACGGCGGCGATCGTGCTGGGCGCGGCGGCCGGGCTGCGGATGTACGCAACGAGCCGCGACGAGGCGAAGCGCAAGCGCGCGGAGGAGCTCGGCGCGGAGGCCGCGGTGGCACCGGGCACCCGCCTGCCGCACCGGATGGACGCGGTCCTGGAGACGGTGGGCGCGGCGACGTGGTCCCACTCGGTGAAGTCGCTGCGCCCCGGCGGCACGCTGGTCATCTCGGGCTCGACGAGCGGGCCGAACCCGTCGTCGGTGGAGCTGCAGCGGATCTTCTTCCTGGAGCTGAAGATCGTCGGCTCGACGATGGGCAGCAAGGAGGAGCTGGCGGGGCTGCTGAACTTCTGCGCGGTGAAGGGGGTCCGGCCGGTGATCGACACGGTGCTGCCGCTGGACCGGGCGCGGGAGGGCTTCGAGAGGATGGCGGCGGGTGACTTGTTCGGCAAGGTCGTCCTGACGCGCTGA
- a CDS encoding amino acid ABC transporter ATP-binding protein codes for MVRAEGVHKSFGLTHVLKGIDLEVAPREVFCLVGPSGSGKSTFLRCINHLEKINAGRLYVDGHLVGYRQQGNKLYELKDKEVAAQRKDIGMVFQRFNLFPHMTALENVMEAPVQVKGESKATARERAMRLLDRVGLADKAAGYPTQLSGGQQQRVAIARALAMEPKLMLFDEPTSALDPELVGEVLDVMRDLAESGMTMIVVTHEMGFAREVGDALVFMDDGVVVESGHPREVLTNPQHQRTKAFLSKVL; via the coding sequence ATGGTCAGGGCCGAGGGCGTACACAAGTCCTTCGGGCTCACCCACGTGCTCAAGGGCATCGACCTGGAGGTCGCGCCGCGCGAGGTCTTCTGCCTCGTCGGCCCCTCGGGCTCCGGTAAGTCGACCTTCCTGCGGTGCATCAACCACCTGGAGAAGATCAACGCCGGCCGGCTGTACGTCGACGGCCACCTCGTCGGCTACCGGCAGCAGGGCAACAAGCTCTACGAGCTGAAGGACAAGGAGGTCGCCGCGCAGCGCAAGGACATCGGCATGGTGTTCCAGCGCTTCAACCTCTTCCCGCACATGACCGCGCTGGAGAACGTCATGGAGGCGCCGGTCCAGGTCAAGGGGGAGTCCAAGGCGACGGCCCGGGAGCGCGCGATGCGGCTGCTGGACCGCGTGGGCCTGGCGGACAAGGCGGCGGGCTACCCGACGCAGCTCTCCGGCGGCCAGCAGCAGCGCGTCGCCATCGCGCGGGCACTGGCGATGGAGCCGAAGCTGATGCTCTTCGACGAGCCCACCTCCGCGCTCGACCCGGAGCTGGTCGGCGAGGTGCTCGACGTGATGCGCGACCTCGCGGAGTCCGGCATGACGATGATCGTCGTCACGCACGAGATGGGGTTCGCGCGGGAGGTCGGGGACGCGCTGGTGTTCATGGACGACGGTGTGGTGGTGGAGTCCGGCCACCCGCGGGAGGTCCTGACGAACCCGCAGCACCAGCGGACGAAGGCGTTCTTGTCCAAGGTGCTGTGA
- a CDS encoding amino acid ABC transporter permease → MTDPTSPGPADKQPAGPGPSKTGAATAVPPEAIRAIPVRHPWRWVSAAVVLALLGLLVYAFANAKIEWGDVPEYLFSGRVVEAAGNTLLITVLAMLLGVVLGIVLAIMRLSDNPVTSAFANLYIWFFRGTPVLLQLLLWYNLGLVFQTLNLGPLYKNEMTDVMTPFVAALLGLGLNEAAYMAEIVRAGIQSVDEGQTEASHALGMSQGKTMRRIVLPQAMRVIVPPTGNEFINMLKTSSLAMVIQYTELTFVANEISATNLNPMEMYIVVAVWYLAMTSVFSVIQYYIERHYAKGSVRQLPLTPLQKLRRNIFSGPRLMGTR, encoded by the coding sequence GTGACCGACCCGACCTCACCGGGCCCGGCCGACAAGCAACCGGCCGGGCCCGGGCCCTCGAAGACCGGTGCCGCCACCGCGGTGCCGCCCGAGGCGATCAGGGCGATCCCCGTGCGCCACCCCTGGCGCTGGGTGAGCGCCGCGGTCGTCCTCGCGCTCCTCGGGCTGCTCGTCTACGCCTTCGCCAACGCCAAGATCGAGTGGGGCGACGTCCCCGAGTACCTGTTCTCCGGCCGGGTCGTCGAAGCCGCCGGGAACACGCTGCTGATCACCGTGCTCGCCATGCTGCTCGGCGTGGTCCTCGGCATCGTCCTCGCGATCATGCGGCTCTCGGACAACCCGGTGACCTCGGCGTTCGCCAACCTCTACATCTGGTTCTTCCGCGGCACCCCGGTGCTGCTGCAACTGCTGCTCTGGTACAACCTCGGCCTCGTCTTCCAGACCCTCAACCTGGGTCCGCTCTACAAGAACGAGATGACCGACGTCATGACCCCGTTCGTGGCGGCGCTCCTCGGCCTCGGCCTCAACGAGGCCGCGTACATGGCCGAAATCGTCCGCGCCGGCATCCAGTCGGTCGACGAGGGCCAGACGGAGGCGTCGCACGCGCTCGGCATGAGCCAGGGGAAGACGATGCGGCGCATCGTGCTGCCCCAGGCGATGCGGGTGATCGTGCCGCCGACGGGGAACGAGTTCATCAACATGCTCAAGACCTCGTCGCTGGCGATGGTCATCCAATACACCGAGCTGACGTTCGTGGCGAACGAGATCTCCGCGACCAACCTGAACCCGATGGAGATGTACATCGTCGTCGCCGTCTGGTATCTGGCGATGACCAGCGTGTTCAGCGTGATCCAGTACTACATCGAGCGGCACTACGCCAAGGGCTCCGTACGCCAGTTGCCGCTGACACCGCTGCAGAAGCTCCGGCGCAACATTTTCTCCGGGCCGCGGCTGATGGGAACGAGGTGA
- a CDS encoding ABC transporter substrate-binding protein — translation MTPRTTRRTGAAKSRLVAIGALAAAGALVLSSCGDQTDDGGDGGDGGETKANAAPGALPKAIEDAGVIKVGSDIAYAPMEFDQGGQPAGVDIDIANALGEELGVEFQFQNNVFDNLIPSLDSGRFDIIMSSMTDNKERQAEVDFVDYFSAGVSILVQKGNPEGVSTLDDLCGKTVAFQRGTVSADIAKAQNEKCDKPIKTLPFTKDTEALQQVKQGRAVADLNDFPVAAYNARESGGGEDFEVVGEQIDAAPYGIAVSKDNPELRDALAKALDAIIENGEYQKVLEKWNVEKGGVDKATVNGGNE, via the coding sequence ATGACCCCTCGCACCACCCGGCGCACCGGAGCAGCCAAGTCACGACTGGTGGCCATCGGGGCACTCGCCGCCGCGGGGGCACTCGTGCTCTCGTCCTGCGGCGACCAGACCGACGACGGGGGCGACGGCGGCGACGGCGGTGAGACCAAGGCGAACGCGGCGCCCGGCGCACTGCCCAAGGCCATCGAGGACGCCGGCGTGATCAAGGTCGGCTCGGACATCGCGTACGCCCCGATGGAATTCGACCAGGGCGGCCAGCCCGCCGGCGTCGACATCGACATCGCCAACGCGCTCGGCGAGGAGCTGGGCGTCGAGTTCCAGTTCCAGAACAACGTCTTCGACAACCTGATCCCGTCGCTCGACTCCGGCCGCTTCGACATCATCATGTCGTCGATGACCGACAACAAGGAGCGCCAGGCCGAGGTCGACTTCGTCGACTACTTCTCCGCCGGCGTCTCCATCCTGGTCCAGAAGGGCAACCCCGAGGGCGTCTCCACCCTCGACGACCTGTGCGGCAAGACCGTCGCCTTCCAGCGGGGCACGGTCAGCGCGGACATCGCCAAGGCGCAGAACGAGAAGTGCGACAAGCCGATCAAGACGCTGCCCTTCACCAAGGACACCGAGGCGCTGCAGCAGGTCAAGCAGGGCCGGGCCGTCGCCGACCTGAACGACTTCCCGGTCGCCGCCTACAACGCCCGGGAGTCGGGCGGCGGCGAGGACTTCGAGGTCGTCGGCGAGCAGATCGACGCCGCCCCGTACGGCATCGCGGTCTCCAAGGACAACCCCGAGCTGCGGGACGCGCTCGCCAAGGCGCTCGACGCGATCATCGAGAACGGCGAGTACCAGAAGGTGCTGGAGAAGTGGAACGTCGAGAAGGGCGGCGTCGACAAGGCCACCGTCAACGGAGGCAACGAGTAA